The following coding sequences lie in one Silvanigrella aquatica genomic window:
- a CDS encoding PAAR domain-containing protein, which produces MEKGIVVEGDPLSSGGKVTKGSGTIVNGLRIAVLGDPVDCPIPLHGSGTITEGEPKALIGDKPIALEGHKVSCGCTLIAKTVGEKFKIGVSQPPEPSFIEKVDDLINKLNDKIDRAVINTLDKILPKPIQDLNDLVKPYICALPEIPVVSKKTEIPSAKKVLTEALLEQAKELYCFDRSHYKNNSENKPTVKEQNKLEYIPLNGSSKDLKCEGNKYIGGRHADTTQPKGDGLDSHHMPAKSAYEGSKMNPDGEAKQGPAIKMEPKDHRDTKSYGKKGEQYRQKQKELIQQGKLKEAVQMDIEDIRRIALEDGKPDKYECGIKEYIENYNKYDPNDFIIK; this is translated from the coding sequence ATGGAAAAGGGAATTGTTGTTGAAGGCGATCCTTTATCGAGTGGTGGGAAAGTAACTAAAGGATCTGGAACTATTGTTAATGGTTTAAGAATTGCTGTACTTGGAGATCCTGTTGATTGCCCTATACCATTACATGGAAGTGGCACCATAACGGAAGGAGAACCTAAAGCATTAATAGGTGATAAACCAATTGCCTTAGAAGGACATAAAGTATCTTGTGGCTGCACTCTAATTGCAAAAACAGTAGGAGAAAAATTTAAAATTGGTGTTTCACAGCCCCCTGAACCCAGTTTTATTGAAAAAGTTGATGATTTAATAAATAAATTAAACGATAAAATAGATAGAGCAGTAATAAATACTCTAGATAAAATTTTACCCAAACCAATACAAGACTTGAATGATCTTGTTAAGCCTTATATCTGTGCTCTTCCAGAAATACCAGTTGTATCAAAGAAGACTGAAATTCCAAGTGCTAAAAAAGTATTAACAGAGGCATTATTAGAGCAAGCCAAAGAACTCTATTGTTTTGATAGGAGTCATTATAAAAATAACTCGGAAAACAAACCTACTGTTAAAGAGCAAAATAAATTAGAATATATACCTTTAAATGGGAGTTCTAAGGATTTAAAATGTGAAGGAAACAAATATATTGGAGGTCGCCATGCTGATACGACTCAGCCTAAGGGAGATGGATTGGACTCTCATCATATGCCTGCTAAAAGTGCTTATGAAGGATCTAAAATGAATCCTGATGGTGAAGCTAAGCAAGGCCCTGCAATAAAAATGGAGCCTAAAGATCATAGAGATACAAAAAGTTATGGTAAAAAAGGTGAACAATATAGACAAAAGCAAAAAGAATTAATTCAGCAAGGCAAATTAAAAGAAGCTGTTCAAATGGATATTGAAGATATAAGAAGAATAGCTCTTGAAGATGGAAAACCCGATAAGTATGAATGCGGAATTAAAGAATATATTGAAAATTATAATAAATATGACCCTAATGATTTTATTATAAAATGA
- a CDS encoding outer membrane protein assembly factor BamE, producing MIFEYIDDKNRGKLKAGMNREEVQKIFNSPIFEFKKSPFCEVTSDAFHELDIHAHYNQKTNKLEGIEIFQPNHLIYKNDVVLLERDLKFLLIDLKNKKIPFTTDCLGIDLEKGKLGVYVPHIDESCPECACVYVDLEGGCSLNILDK from the coding sequence ATGATTTTTGAATATATAGATGACAAAAATAGAGGCAAATTAAAAGCGGGCATGAACAGAGAAGAAGTTCAAAAAATTTTTAATTCCCCAATATTTGAGTTTAAAAAGTCTCCATTTTGTGAAGTCACATCAGATGCTTTTCATGAATTAGATATCCATGCCCATTACAATCAAAAAACAAACAAACTTGAGGGTATAGAGATTTTCCAACCTAATCATCTTATTTATAAAAATGATGTTGTTTTACTGGAACGAGATTTAAAATTCCTTTTAATTGATTTAAAAAACAAAAAGATACCTTTTACTACAGATTGTCTAGGAATAGATCTTGAAAAAGGCAAGCTTGGTGTTTACGTCCCACATATAGATGAAAGTTGTCCTGAATGTGCTTGTGTGTATGTAGATTTAGAGGGAGGCTGTAGTTTAAATATACTAGATAAATAG